One Sanguibacter sp. HDW7 DNA window includes the following coding sequences:
- the pulA gene encoding pullulanase-type alpha-1,6-glucosidase translates to MQERRPTRVGRQRTAAYLSTFALAASGIVAGAAPALAAEPEAYRLVGSLQSELGCTGDDGGDWLPACDAGALTQVADTTTWSLDAELPAGSYEFKVLAGDAWTAKAWGRAGSSAEGAANIRLTTGGDADFRFVFDTATGRVQVVPTGTTVIPATDADAPRPVRQAGSDEQFYFVLTDRFANGDTSNDLGGIAGDRSANGFDPSDKAYYHGGDIAGLRSKLDYIEGLGTTALWLTPSFKNRAVQGTGADQSAGYHGYWITDFTQIDPHLGTNEDLDALVDEAHARGIKVYFDIIVNHTADIIDYEEGVYTYRPTPGEPYTPFIPVGLEDAKVPAWLNDTSLYNNRGNSTWQGESAVLGDFDGLDDLDTKKPEVVQGFIDIYEKWATSGIDGFRIDTAKHVDFSFWEQWTTAIKAATADNPDFFMFGEVYDADPVKLSPYLRDSDMDAVLDFTFQDAAAVFAQGGKASNLTTLFGGDDRYTTATKNAHSLPTFLGNHDMGRIGYFVKDKDDAEKRSELAHSLMYLTRGQPVVYYGDEQGFVGAAGDGKDKNARQSLFASQVTEFTTQKLLDGTTAGAVDRYDTDAALYTHIAGLSKLRADHRALSAGAQIEQSADSNAGIYAFSRVDEKASAPQEYVVAVNNATTEQSATFTALTPDATFEGLYGTDASVTSASDGTVTVTVPALSAVVLRATSPLVADDAPVVPVFTSPVAGGGVRDEGAISVDLGTARYAETTFWARLAGADDWTLLGTDDTTTPRIYLDTDGYAQGSLLELRAVARDAAGNLTQTVMTAVVGDDHGLGYAEGSDASQRLTIPGSHGTEIGGCADWTLGCESMALTKQSDGTFQGTFDIPAGTYEFKFAFGTEWGNDYGPGGSQAGQKNYSYVHAGGPVTFFFDPVTKLGAYTAEGRVLTVAGDFQTQLGCAAAWSDACLGGQLELREDGTYRYVLDGLTPGSYELKVIENLDWSTSFGTSAGGNVAFEITAENPAAVVTLDPTTNVVTVETGAAPQEGPEPQRDITVNIAGSLNSEMGCAGDWSADCADAVLTQQVGSVFSQTFTLPAGSYEYKVTIDGSWDENYGTDRTVGSGNIPLVLAKETAVTFVYDDASHFVDAIYAGGPSRIAVVAGTIQDQLGCAGVWDPKCLGSWLQNHDRGGEVYVLQTNRLKKGSYSAKAALDLGWAEAYPGSDLSFTVPKDYATMNFRLDLSTGEFTAAADTSVAGEGARASWLDERTLAVPASAAAGATWTLRSSADGGMTASKTGVSAPEGTDAFTLTALSSGLPAALRAAYPHLATYAALELPAGVDRAAVEAALQGQLLLSAEKDGAVAYATGVQLAGVLDDVYAAALDRDLGATFAAGVPTLTLWAPTARSVTTQVWLDGAGTATGEMTEVAATRQADGTWVTQGTAAWKGKAFRYDVEVYVPTTGKVEHNLVTDPYSVALTLNSTHSVLVDLADAAFRPAAWTSATSPTIARPVDRSIYELHVRDFSMTDTSVPEAQRGTYLAFAGEGNGVKHLRKLAAAGLNTVHLLPSFDIATIEEDRTKQKTTADLSGFGPASEEQQAAVTAIKDEDGFNWGYDPMHWTAPEGSYATTGNQDGGKRVAEYRTMVGALHANGLQVVQDVVYNHTAASGQDPKSVLDRVVPGYYQRLSATGGVENSTCCSNVATENAFAQKLMVDSVVTWATQYKIDGFRFDLMGHHSKANMLAVRAALDALTVAKDGVDGSKIYLYGEGWNFGEVANNARFEQATQGQLNGTGIGTFSDRLRDAVHGGSPVDGGSTFVQGFGTGLGTDPNGGKRGDGGTNTGAADEVADLRHQTDLVRLGLAGNLADYTFATSAGTAQRGDELDYRGAPAGYASQPDEVVTYVDAHDNETLFDILTLKLPTDTSMADRVRMNTLSLATTTLAQTPTFWHAGTDLLRSKSLDRDSYNSGDHFNAVDWTGQSNNFGVGLPPEEKNGEKWSIMTPLLSDPALKPSAADIATANTQALDLLRLRYSTSLLRLGSADLIKQKVTFPGSGADAVPGLLLMQVDDKVGTDVDTALDGALVAFNASPEPITTTVASLKGRTFTLSPIQAKGTDAVVKSTRFDARTGTVTIPARTVALLVEKHSTTEPTTPPATEEPTETPSTSTPTEEPTTPAPTTPAAKPSTTRLSPTTLTTTLGSRAVWTVRVASAGREDGGTVTLRSGTRVLGSAKVTKGVAKVRLSKAAVARVGRTSVVASFSGTTTAAASRSATGRLVVQRAKARLKVTGTTVRTGEKAVLNVKVSAPAGSTAGRVTVYDGTRRIASARVVKGTAKVVLPRSASAKVGKNRLTVRYSGSTTVAKASARATLKVVKARARVSVSAPDARVHRSAYVTVRVRGTEHARPEGLLTVRLDGKKIATVRLTGRTASTSLRVRVVAFRPGDRTITVTYEGSKRLAKASARTTMTVR, encoded by the coding sequence ATGCAGGAACGTCGTCCCACACGGGTCGGGAGGCAGCGGACCGCCGCCTACCTCTCGACCTTCGCCCTCGCGGCGTCGGGCATCGTGGCAGGAGCCGCGCCCGCCCTCGCCGCCGAACCCGAGGCCTACCGGCTCGTCGGCAGCCTCCAGTCAGAGCTTGGCTGCACCGGCGACGACGGGGGCGACTGGCTCCCCGCGTGCGACGCGGGAGCGCTCACCCAGGTCGCGGACACGACCACGTGGTCGCTCGACGCGGAGCTTCCGGCCGGTTCGTACGAGTTCAAGGTTCTCGCAGGCGACGCATGGACCGCGAAGGCGTGGGGCCGCGCCGGCTCGAGCGCCGAGGGCGCCGCGAACATCCGCCTCACCACGGGCGGCGACGCAGACTTCCGCTTCGTCTTCGACACGGCGACCGGCCGCGTCCAGGTCGTGCCGACCGGCACGACGGTCATCCCGGCGACGGACGCCGACGCCCCCCGCCCCGTGCGCCAGGCCGGCTCCGACGAGCAGTTCTACTTCGTCCTCACCGACCGCTTCGCCAACGGCGACACGAGCAACGACCTCGGCGGCATCGCCGGCGACCGCTCCGCCAACGGCTTCGACCCGTCCGACAAGGCGTACTACCACGGCGGCGACATCGCGGGCCTGCGCAGCAAGCTCGACTACATCGAGGGCCTCGGTACGACGGCACTCTGGCTCACGCCCTCCTTCAAGAACCGTGCCGTCCAGGGCACGGGCGCGGACCAGTCGGCCGGGTACCACGGCTACTGGATCACCGACTTCACGCAGATCGACCCGCACCTCGGCACGAACGAGGACCTCGATGCGCTCGTCGACGAGGCGCATGCGCGCGGCATCAAGGTGTACTTCGACATCATCGTCAACCACACCGCGGACATCATCGACTACGAGGAGGGCGTCTACACGTACCGCCCGACGCCGGGCGAGCCGTACACGCCGTTCATCCCCGTCGGGCTCGAGGACGCCAAGGTCCCGGCGTGGCTCAACGACACGTCGCTCTACAACAACCGCGGCAACTCGACGTGGCAGGGTGAGTCGGCGGTGCTCGGCGACTTCGACGGCCTCGACGACCTCGACACGAAGAAGCCCGAGGTCGTCCAGGGCTTCATCGACATCTACGAGAAGTGGGCGACGAGCGGCATCGACGGCTTCCGCATCGACACCGCCAAGCACGTCGACTTCTCGTTCTGGGAGCAGTGGACGACGGCGATCAAGGCCGCCACGGCCGACAACCCCGACTTCTTCATGTTCGGCGAGGTCTACGACGCCGACCCCGTGAAGCTCTCGCCGTACCTGCGCGACTCCGACATGGACGCGGTCCTCGACTTCACCTTCCAGGACGCCGCCGCGGTCTTCGCCCAGGGCGGGAAGGCCTCGAACCTCACAACCCTCTTCGGGGGCGACGACCGCTACACGACGGCCACGAAGAACGCCCACTCGCTGCCGACCTTCCTCGGCAACCACGACATGGGTCGCATCGGCTACTTCGTCAAGGACAAGGACGACGCCGAGAAGCGCTCCGAGCTCGCGCACTCGCTCATGTACCTCACGCGCGGCCAGCCGGTCGTCTACTACGGCGACGAGCAGGGCTTCGTCGGCGCCGCCGGCGACGGCAAGGACAAGAACGCGCGCCAGTCGCTCTTCGCGTCGCAGGTCACGGAGTTCACGACGCAGAAGCTGCTCGACGGGACGACGGCCGGAGCCGTCGACCGCTACGACACGGACGCGGCGCTCTACACGCACATCGCGGGCCTCTCGAAGCTTCGGGCTGACCACCGCGCGCTGTCCGCGGGCGCCCAGATCGAGCAGTCCGCCGACTCGAACGCCGGGATCTACGCGTTCTCGCGCGTCGACGAGAAGGCGTCCGCCCCCCAGGAGTACGTCGTCGCCGTCAACAACGCGACGACGGAGCAGAGCGCGACGTTCACGGCGCTCACGCCCGACGCGACGTTCGAGGGGCTCTACGGCACCGACGCGAGCGTCACGTCGGCCTCCGACGGCACGGTCACGGTGACGGTCCCGGCGCTGTCCGCGGTCGTCCTGCGTGCGACGAGCCCGCTCGTCGCGGACGACGCTCCCGTCGTCCCCGTCTTCACGTCGCCCGTCGCAGGCGGCGGCGTCCGTGACGAGGGCGCGATCTCGGTCGACCTCGGCACCGCGCGCTACGCCGAGACGACGTTCTGGGCCCGCCTCGCGGGCGCGGACGACTGGACGCTCCTCGGCACCGACGACACGACGACCCCGCGGATCTACCTCGACACCGACGGCTACGCGCAGGGCTCGCTCCTCGAGCTGCGCGCGGTCGCGCGCGACGCGGCTGGCAACCTCACGCAGACCGTCATGACGGCCGTCGTCGGCGACGACCACGGCCTCGGCTACGCCGAGGGCAGCGACGCCTCCCAGCGGCTGACGATCCCCGGCTCGCACGGCACCGAGATCGGCGGCTGCGCCGACTGGACGCTCGGCTGCGAGTCGATGGCGCTCACCAAGCAGTCCGACGGAACCTTCCAGGGAACCTTCGACATCCCGGCGGGCACCTACGAGTTCAAGTTCGCGTTCGGCACCGAGTGGGGCAACGACTACGGCCCCGGAGGCTCGCAGGCGGGGCAGAAGAACTACTCGTACGTCCACGCGGGCGGACCCGTGACCTTCTTCTTCGACCCGGTGACGAAGCTCGGCGCGTACACCGCTGAGGGCCGTGTCCTCACGGTCGCGGGCGACTTCCAGACGCAGCTCGGCTGCGCGGCCGCCTGGTCGGACGCCTGCCTCGGCGGCCAGCTCGAGCTCCGTGAGGACGGTACGTACCGTTACGTGCTCGACGGCCTCACCCCGGGCTCCTACGAGCTCAAGGTCATCGAGAACCTCGACTGGTCGACGTCGTTCGGGACGTCCGCCGGCGGCAACGTCGCGTTCGAGATCACGGCGGAGAACCCCGCTGCTGTCGTGACGCTCGACCCGACGACGAACGTTGTCACCGTCGAGACGGGCGCGGCGCCCCAGGAGGGCCCCGAGCCGCAGCGTGACATCACCGTCAACATCGCGGGCTCGCTCAACTCCGAGATGGGTTGTGCGGGCGACTGGTCGGCGGACTGCGCCGATGCGGTCCTCACCCAGCAGGTCGGCTCGGTCTTCTCGCAGACCTTCACGCTGCCCGCGGGCAGCTACGAGTACAAGGTGACGATCGACGGCTCGTGGGACGAGAACTACGGCACCGACCGCACGGTCGGCTCCGGCAACATCCCGCTCGTCCTCGCCAAGGAGACCGCGGTGACGTTCGTCTACGACGACGCCTCGCACTTCGTCGACGCGATCTACGCGGGCGGCCCGAGCCGCATCGCCGTCGTCGCGGGGACGATCCAGGACCAGCTCGGCTGCGCCGGGGTCTGGGACCCCAAGTGCCTCGGATCGTGGCTCCAGAACCACGACCGCGGCGGCGAGGTCTACGTTCTGCAGACCAACCGCCTGAAGAAGGGGTCGTACTCTGCGAAGGCAGCGCTCGACCTCGGCTGGGCCGAGGCCTACCCGGGCTCCGACCTCAGCTTCACCGTCCCGAAGGACTACGCCACGATGAACTTCCGACTCGACCTCTCCACGGGGGAGTTCACGGCCGCGGCCGACACCTCCGTCGCAGGCGAGGGCGCGCGCGCCTCCTGGCTCGACGAGCGCACGCTCGCCGTCCCGGCCTCCGCGGCCGCGGGCGCGACCTGGACGCTGCGGTCGTCGGCCGACGGCGGCATGACCGCGTCGAAGACCGGCGTCTCGGCGCCCGAGGGCACCGACGCGTTCACGCTCACGGCGCTCTCGTCGGGCCTGCCGGCCGCGCTGCGCGCCGCGTACCCGCATCTCGCGACGTACGCCGCGCTCGAGCTCCCGGCCGGCGTCGACCGCGCCGCGGTCGAGGCCGCGCTCCAGGGACAGCTCCTGCTGTCCGCCGAGAAGGACGGGGCCGTCGCGTACGCGACGGGCGTCCAGCTCGCTGGCGTCCTCGACGACGTCTACGCGGCCGCGCTCGACCGTGACCTCGGCGCGACGTTCGCCGCGGGCGTCCCGACGCTCACGCTGTGGGCGCCGACCGCCCGCTCGGTGACGACGCAGGTCTGGCTCGACGGCGCCGGCACGGCGACCGGCGAGATGACGGAGGTCGCGGCCACCCGCCAGGCCGACGGCACCTGGGTCACGCAGGGCACGGCAGCGTGGAAGGGCAAGGCCTTCCGCTACGACGTCGAGGTCTACGTGCCGACGACCGGGAAGGTCGAGCACAACCTCGTCACCGACCCGTACTCCGTCGCGCTCACGCTCAACTCGACGCACTCCGTGCTCGTCGACCTCGCGGACGCGGCGTTCCGGCCCGCTGCGTGGACGTCGGCCACCTCGCCGACGATTGCGCGGCCCGTCGACCGCTCGATCTACGAGCTCCATGTCCGCGACTTCTCGATGACCGACACGTCGGTCCCCGAGGCGCAGCGCGGCACGTACCTCGCCTTCGCGGGCGAGGGCAACGGCGTCAAGCACCTGCGCAAGCTCGCTGCCGCGGGCCTCAACACCGTGCACCTCCTGCCGTCCTTCGACATCGCGACGATCGAGGAGGACCGCACCAAGCAGAAGACGACCGCGGACCTCTCCGGCTTCGGCCCGGCGTCCGAGGAGCAGCAGGCCGCCGTCACCGCGATCAAGGACGAGGACGGCTTCAACTGGGGCTACGACCCGATGCACTGGACCGCGCCGGAGGGCTCGTACGCGACCACCGGCAACCAGGACGGCGGCAAGCGCGTCGCCGAGTACCGCACGATGGTCGGAGCGCTCCACGCGAACGGCCTCCAGGTGGTCCAGGACGTCGTCTACAACCACACGGCTGCGTCCGGCCAGGACCCGAAGTCTGTCCTCGACCGCGTCGTGCCCGGCTACTACCAGCGCCTCTCGGCGACGGGCGGCGTCGAGAACTCGACGTGCTGCTCGAACGTCGCCACGGAGAACGCCTTCGCGCAGAAGCTCATGGTCGACTCCGTCGTCACGTGGGCGACGCAGTACAAGATCGACGGCTTCCGCTTCGACCTCATGGGACACCACTCCAAGGCGAACATGCTTGCGGTCCGTGCGGCGCTCGACGCGCTCACGGTCGCGAAGGACGGCGTCGACGGCTCGAAGATCTACCTCTACGGCGAGGGCTGGAACTTCGGCGAGGTCGCGAACAACGCCCGCTTCGAGCAGGCGACGCAGGGTCAGCTGAACGGCACGGGCATCGGGACGTTCTCCGACCGCCTGCGTGACGCGGTCCACGGCGGCTCGCCGGTCGACGGCGGCTCGACGTTCGTCCAGGGCTTCGGCACCGGGCTCGGCACCGATCCGAACGGCGGCAAGCGCGGCGACGGCGGCACCAACACGGGCGCGGCCGACGAGGTCGCCGACCTGCGTCACCAGACGGACCTCGTGCGCCTGGGGCTCGCGGGCAACCTCGCGGACTACACGTTCGCGACGTCCGCCGGCACGGCGCAGCGGGGTGACGAGCTCGACTACCGCGGTGCTCCCGCCGGGTATGCGAGCCAGCCTGACGAGGTCGTCACGTACGTCGACGCGCACGACAACGAGACGCTCTTCGACATCCTCACGCTCAAGCTGCCGACGGACACGTCGATGGCGGACCGCGTGCGCATGAACACGCTGTCGCTCGCGACGACGACGCTCGCCCAGACGCCCACGTTCTGGCACGCCGGCACGGACCTGCTGCGGTCGAAGTCCCTCGACCGTGACAGCTACAACTCGGGCGACCACTTCAACGCGGTCGACTGGACCGGGCAGTCCAACAACTTCGGTGTGGGCCTCCCGCCCGAGGAGAAGAACGGGGAGAAGTGGTCGATCATGACGCCTCTCCTGTCCGACCCCGCGCTCAAGCCGTCGGCCGCGGACATCGCGACCGCGAACACCCAGGCGCTCGACCTGCTCCGCCTGCGGTACTCGACGTCGCTCCTGCGCCTCGGATCCGCGGACCTCATCAAGCAGAAGGTCACGTTCCCGGGATCCGGTGCGGACGCTGTGCCCGGCCTGCTGCTCATGCAGGTCGACGACAAGGTCGGCACGGACGTCGACACGGCGCTCGACGGCGCGCTCGTCGCGTTCAACGCGTCGCCCGAGCCGATCACGACGACGGTCGCGTCCCTCAAGGGCCGGACTTTCACGCTCTCGCCGATCCAGGCGAAGGGTACGGACGCCGTGGTCAAGAGCACGCGGTTCGACGCCCGCACGGGCACCGTGACGATCCCGGCACGCACCGTCGCGCTCCTCGTCGAGAAGCACTCGACGACCGAGCCGACGACCCCGCCCGCGACGGAGGAGCCGACGGAGACCCCGTCGACGTCGACGCCGACCGAGGAGCCGACGACCCCGGCCCCGACGACCCCTGCGGCCAAGCCGTCGACGACGCGCCTGTCGCCGACGACCCTCACGACGACGCTCGGCTCGCGGGCCGTGTGGACCGTGCGGGTGGCCTCGGCCGGCCGCGAGGACGGCGGCACGGTGACGCTGCGCTCGGGCACCCGGGTGCTCGGGTCCGCCAAGGTGACCAAGGGCGTCGCGAAGGTCCGGCTCTCGAAGGCGGCGGTCGCACGCGTCGGACGGACGTCGGTCGTCGCGAGCTTCTCCGGCACGACGACGGCGGCCGCGTCGCGCTCCGCGACGGGCAGGCTCGTCGTCCAGCGCGCGAAGGCGCGTCTCAAGGTGACGGGCACGACCGTCCGTACCGGCGAGAAGGCCGTCCTCAATGTGAAGGTGAGTGCGCCGGCCGGTTCGACCGCCGGACGGGTCACCGTCTACGACGGCACGCGCCGGATCGCGTCGGCGCGCGTCGTCAAGGGCACCGCGAAGGTGGTGCTGCCGCGCTCCGCGTCCGCGAAGGTCGGCAAGAACCGCCTCACCGTCCGCTACTCCGGCTCGACGACCGTCGCGAAGGCCTCGGCCCGGGCGACCCTCAAGGTCGTCAAGGCTCGGGCGCGGGTGAGCGTCTCGGCGCCCGACGCGCGCGTGCACCGCTCGGCGTACGTCACGGTGCGTGTGCGCGGCACGGAGCACGCCCGACCCGAGGGCCTGCTCACGGTGCGGCTCGACGGCAAGAAGATCGCGACCGTGCGCCTGACGGGCCGGACGGCCTCGACGTCGCTCCGCGTGCGTGTCGTGGCCTTCCGTCCCGGCGACCGCACGATCACGGTGACCTACGAGGGGTCGAAGCGGCTCGCCAAGGCGAGCGCGCGGACCACGATGACCGTCCGCTGA
- a CDS encoding carbohydrate ABC transporter permease, protein MTATTLTGALERKATPAAPRARFSVGRTARYALLLFFLLLVLIPVYVLLVTSFKGSGDAAPSRAWNLPQEWTLDNWKLAWDTLSPAILRTLQMVVPAALISSFLGSMNGFVLSRWRFRGADLVFTLILFGMFIPYQAVMIPLSQLVIDLGIPSGIPSLILLHVVYGLPITTLIFRNYYQSVPNELIEAARIDGAGMLRTYGSVVLPLSIPSFVVVLIWQFTSAWNDFLFAVFFSSSQNGPVTLALNNLANGALLQNYGVSMSGALLASLPTLVVYILLGKYFVGGLMSGSVKG, encoded by the coding sequence ATGACCGCCACGACCCTCACCGGGGCCCTCGAGCGCAAGGCCACGCCTGCCGCACCCCGCGCCCGCTTCTCCGTCGGGCGCACCGCCCGCTACGCGCTCCTGCTCTTCTTCCTCCTCCTCGTGCTCATCCCCGTCTACGTCCTGCTCGTCACGAGCTTCAAGGGCTCGGGCGACGCTGCACCGTCGCGCGCGTGGAACCTGCCGCAGGAGTGGACGCTCGACAACTGGAAGCTCGCATGGGACACGCTGTCCCCCGCGATCCTCCGCACCCTGCAGATGGTCGTGCCCGCCGCTCTCATCTCGTCGTTCCTCGGGTCGATGAACGGGTTCGTCCTGTCCCGCTGGCGGTTCCGCGGCGCCGACCTCGTCTTCACGCTCATCCTCTTCGGCATGTTCATCCCGTACCAGGCCGTGATGATCCCGCTCTCGCAGCTCGTCATCGACCTCGGCATCCCCTCGGGCATCCCGTCGCTCATCCTCCTGCACGTCGTCTACGGCCTGCCGATCACGACGCTCATCTTCCGCAACTACTACCAGTCGGTGCCGAACGAGCTCATCGAGGCCGCCCGCATCGACGGTGCCGGCATGCTGCGCACCTACGGGTCCGTCGTCCTGCCGCTGTCGATCCCCAGCTTCGTCGTCGTGCTCATCTGGCAGTTCACGTCGGCGTGGAACGACTTCCTCTTCGCCGTGTTCTTCTCCTCGAGCCAGAACGGCCCCGTGACGCTCGCGCTCAACAACCTCGCCAACGGCGCGCTGCTGCAGAACTACGGCGTCTCGATGTCCGGAGCGCTCCTCGCGTCGCTCCCGACGCTCGTCGTCTACATCCTGCTCGGCAAGTACTTCGTCGGCGGTCTCATGAGCGGGTCCGTCAAGGGCTGA
- a CDS encoding carbohydrate ABC transporter permease encodes MRTLNRWLPPILLISPTLVLLSVFVYGLLAVNIKTSMTDNHTSAQAAGVEPSSFVGLTNYIELLKSDSFQHSLKNLLLYTVVFLVGTMVFGFLWAWLLDRPMRLEGLFRSVYLFPMAVSFVASGVVWRWLLNSNQGEQASGLNRLFQIVGLDFLQNNWWNNNSVGIAAIAIPAIWQLSGYVMALFLAGFRGIPEELREAARVDGATEWKLYRHVLFPQLGPVALSAVVIIGHMSLKAFDLIMAISKPANYQTKVPAIDMYQLKASFDYASSAAVGSILLVIAAVLIIPYLIHLAREGRR; translated from the coding sequence GTGCGCACGCTCAACCGGTGGCTCCCACCGATCCTGCTCATCTCACCGACGCTCGTCCTCCTCAGCGTCTTCGTCTACGGCCTCCTCGCCGTCAACATCAAGACGTCCATGACGGACAACCACACGTCGGCCCAGGCGGCCGGCGTCGAGCCCTCCTCGTTCGTCGGGCTCACGAACTACATCGAGCTGCTGAAGTCCGACTCGTTCCAGCACTCCCTCAAGAACCTCCTGCTCTACACCGTCGTCTTCCTCGTCGGCACCATGGTCTTCGGGTTCCTCTGGGCCTGGCTCCTCGACCGGCCCATGCGCCTCGAGGGCCTCTTCCGCTCGGTCTACCTCTTCCCCATGGCCGTCTCGTTCGTCGCCTCGGGCGTCGTGTGGCGCTGGCTCCTCAACTCCAACCAGGGCGAGCAGGCGTCCGGCCTCAACCGGCTCTTCCAGATCGTCGGGCTCGACTTCCTCCAGAACAACTGGTGGAACAACAACTCCGTCGGCATCGCGGCCATCGCCATCCCCGCGATCTGGCAGCTCTCGGGCTACGTCATGGCCCTGTTCCTCGCCGGCTTCCGCGGCATCCCCGAGGAGCTGCGCGAGGCCGCGCGCGTCGACGGCGCGACCGAGTGGAAGCTCTACCGCCACGTGCTCTTCCCGCAGCTCGGCCCCGTCGCCCTGTCCGCCGTGGTCATCATCGGTCACATGTCGCTCAAGGCCTTCGACCTCATCATGGCGATCTCGAAGCCCGCGAACTACCAGACCAAGGTGCCCGCGATCGACATGTACCAGCTCAAGGCGAGCTTCGACTACGCGAGCTCCGCCGCCGTCGGCTCGATCCTGCTCGTCATCGCCGCCGTGCTCATCATCCCGTACCTCATCCACCTCGCCCGGGAAGGCCGACGATGA